TCGCTGACTAGCAAGACAAAGCAATCCGCCGAGGCGCAAAGGCTCAACCCCTTGCCCGTAGTCAGGTAGATTTAAGAAATAGATCTCAATTTAGCTTGTGTGGTTGCCAGGGCTAAGAGCGCTCTGGGCAGCCTCAAACTTTGGAAAAGGTTGATGAAATAATGATTACGGCTCTAATCTTGCTGGTTGCGCTGGCGATTTTGGCGTGGGGCTTTTACCGGGCGCGGCCCTACGGGAAAGTCGGGATTTTTGCCTGGCTCCAGTCCGTGGCGCTGATGCTGCCGTGGCTGCTGTTTTTTGGGCTGGCGGCGGCGGGGATCTACCTCAATATTGTGGGGGTGATTTTCCTGCTGGTGGCGTCCACGGCGGTGTACATCTTGCTGGGACGACAGCTGCGGGCAGCGGGTCAAAAAGGCGCTCTTCCCCGTCGGGCGGCGGCGATCGCCGATGCCGCAGCAGAAGCCGCCAGCGAGGAAACCCCCGCGATCGCGCAACCCCAGGAGCCTGAGCCCGCCTTTACCCCCGTCCCGGCCGAGGACCTGCAAAAAATGCGGGGGCTGTTTGGCATTGAGACCTTTTTTGCCACAGAGACGATTCCCTATCAGGACGGGGTCATTTTCAAGGGCAATCTGCGGGGTGAGCCAGCGGCAACCCACGAGCGCCTGTCATCTGCGTTGACGGAGCAGTTGGGCGATCGCTACCGCCTCTTCTTGGTCGAGAACCAAGACCAAAAGCCCGTGGTCATCGTCCTGCCTAGCGCTAATGATCCACCAAAAGGCGGCTTGGCCCAAAAAGTCTTTGCGGTGCCGCTGTTTCTAGCGACCGTGGCCACCTGCCTGGAGCGCGGGGGCTTGCAGCTGGGCGTGGATGTCCTCAGCGATCCCCAGCGATTGCAGGATGCGCTGCCCCTGGGACTGGGGATTTTGGCGGTGATTTTGCTCCATGAGGTGGGCCACTGGGTCACCGCCCGCCGCTATAAAATTCGCCTGAGCTGGCCCTATTTCATTCCGGCGTGGCAGCTCGGCTCCTTCGGCGCGATTACTCGCTTTGAGTCTCTGCTGCCCAACCGGACGGTGCTGTTTGACATTGCCTTTGCGGGGCCAGCGGTGGGGGCGCTCTTGTCCCTGGTGATGCTGGTGGTGGGGCTGCTGCTGTCGATTCCCAGCGGCCTACCGCAGCCGCTGCCGGGCTACTTTGAAACGGTGCCGACGGAGTTCTTCGAGGGCTCGATTTTGGTTGGGACCCTAGCGCGGGTGATTTTGGGAGCAGAGCTAAAAGACACGGTAGTCAATATCCATCCTCTGATGGCGGTTGGCTGGCTGGGTCTGGTGATTACGGCGCTGAACTTGCTGCCAGCGGGCCAGCTCGATGGCGGCAGAATAGTGCAGGCGATCTATGGACGCCGGGTGGCGGCGCGCTTGACGGTAGGCACGTTAATTTTGTTAGCGATCGCCTCCCTCGCAAATCCCCTAGCTTTGTACTGGGGGGTATTGGTGCTCTTTTTACAGCGCCAGCCAGAGCGTCCCACCCTAGAGGAGCTGACCGAGCCCAATGACGCTCGAGCGGCTTTAGCACTTTTGGCGCTTTTTTTGACGGTCATGACCCTTTTTCCGCTGACGCCGAGCCTGGCAGGACGTCTCGGTATTGGTGGGTAAGGATGGACACTAACGGCTGAAAACCAGACTGGGTTTTACTTTCAACCAAGTCTTTGGGAGGGGCTCCCAAGGGGAACAGAGTCGCTAAACTTTGGATGAAAGCCGTGTTCCTGAGTAAAAAGTCATGTTAGCCCCCCCGTCAGTCCTGTTTGTGTTTGACCTTGGCGCGCTGCTCAATACGACGGTGCGAGAGTGGCCGAATTTCTCGCGTCTGGGCGTGTGCGCCGTGCCCCAATCGGTGTTTGAAGAAATCCAGTACTACGCGTCTGGCCGCGCTCCGGAGGTTGAGCAGGAAAAAACAGCGCGAGAATTTTTGCGCTTTTCTCCTGAGAGTCTTTGGCAAGTGACAACGGCCCAGGGTGAGCACCCCGGCCTGATGCCGCTGCTGGGGCAGGAAATGAGTCGGCAGGCGCGCATGAAGCTGGCGATCGCCCAGTGTGCCTACGGCCTGGCCGAGGAGCAGCTAGAGAAGCTGATTATTTTGGTATCCGATAGTCCAGCCATGCGCCAGCGCTGCTTTTCGCTGAATGTGCGCAATCTGTGCGCCATTACCAGTGTGGAGCTGCGTCAGTGGAGCCGCTCTCACCAGCGCCCCTTGGCGGTGGTCCAGCGGCTCCAGATGATGATTCGGGCCGAGAGCGAGCTGCTGCAACCCTTGGCCTCTCCCAAGAGCCGAGCTGCGATCGCCCATTCTGTTGCCCATGGTGCCTCCCATCATGCCCCTGTGCACGCCTCCCATGGCACCACCCGGAGCTATGGCTCCTCGGCGGTAGCGTCTCGCGCCCATCCCTCGCCGACCCGTTCTCGAGTCCGCGTGACCGAGGTGAAGTCGATGCAGCCCGATAGCCTATCCCAGATCGTGTCGCTGCTGCTGTCGCTGCTGGGCGTGGCGGTAGCGGTGGGGGTGGGCTGGCGAATGCTGTCTCCGGCGAGCTTCCAGGAGTTTTGGCAGCGATCGCCCGCCCAGTCCCGAGAGCTGCCGCACAGGCACGCCTCACTGGGGCTGCCAGCCGTCGCGGATCTTGGGATGCTCCACGGGTTTGGGGAAGAGGGTCTGGAGGGTTGATTGGCGATCGCCCTTCGGCTCCTCGGTGAGGTTCCACAGCGTCTCATAGAAGAAAAATGACACTCCCGTCATTCCGGCTTGGCGGGCCGCTTCGACCTGAGCGCGAATCTGGCTGCTGGGCACGTTGCGTCCCTTGAGGCCGCTCAGGATACCGATTCCCACCGGAATATGGCGGCGGGCTGCCTGGACTTCGGGCCGAGAGATTTCTGCCTGGAAGCGATCGAGGTCGTTGCGGTAAACCTGGATCATCAGCTCTTCGACATAGCCCCGCCGTTCCCAGGTTTGCCAGTCCTGCAAGAAGCTAGTGTAGGCAAATTCCTGGGGATTGGGCGAGAGGGCGACGATGGCGTCTGGCTTTTCCGCTTTGATGGCGGCAAAAAGGCGGCCCATAAACTCGGTGATTTTGCCGGCTCGCCAGCGCACCCACTCGGGGTCTTGGGGATTGCTCGGGGGGGACTGGCCCTGATGCTCTGCTTTGTAGAGGGCGACGGTGTAGGGGTCGTAGCCGAGATCTGCGGGCAGACCCAGATGGTCGTCAAACTGGATGCCGTCGACGTCGTAGTCCCGGACAATCTCGACCACCAAATCAATGATGAAGTCCTGAACTTCGGGCCGGAAGGGATTCAGCCAGACCCGCTCGTGGGTGCCTTCCATCCAGATTTTGCTGCCGTCGCGGCGCTGGGTCAGCCACTCGCTCCGGCGCTGGGCAAGCTGGGAATCGGCGGGAGCCATGAAGCCAAACTCGAACCAGGGCAGGACGGTCAAGCCGCGATCGCGCCCTTCTTTGACCACTTCAGCCAGCATGTCTCGGCCCTGTAGTCCGGGCTCGGGGTCTAGCTTCTGGCCAGTGACGCTTTCGGCCACCTTGCTGGGATAGAGGGTGTAGCCCCAGTTCCAGACGGTGGGATAGACGGTGTTGAAGTTTAGGCGATCGAGCTCTGCCAGGGCCGCGCGCAGGCGATCGCGGCTAAACAAGACATCACTGTCGATATTGGTCAGCCAAACGCCGCGAATTTCGGCCCGATCCTGGTTGGGCACGCTGCTGGTGGCTTTGGCGATGTACTGCGGCGGGACCAGGGCCGCGGGCACGCTCTGACCGGCCAGAGCCTGACACAGGAAGGCAGCCACTTCGCCCCGACTGGCGGGCTGATTGGGATTGAGGCGGCGGGCATTGGGATAGTTGACCACCCAGCCTTTTTCGAGAGCGCCGGCGATCGCCCCCACCGCGTAGCTGGGGATGCTGGCCTGATCCTCGAGAGCCTGACCCAAAATCGCGCTAGCAGGCTGGCTCGGCGTAGCCTTGAGACCGCTGGCCAGGGAAACTAAAACCTGCACCCGAGGAATCTGCTGACTGGGATTGAAGCGATTGCCTGGATAACCTGACAAAAAGGTGGTGCGGTAGGCGGACTGGATGGCGTCGTGGGCCCAGTAGCTGCGGCCAACATCGCTAAAGGCGGAGGCGCTGCGGGTGTTGGCCGCATTGGGAAAGGCGCGGCGCACCATAGCCGCAAACTCAGCCCGCGTGACGGTCGCGTTGGGCTTGAAGGTGCCGTCGGGATAGCCGCTGAGGATGTTTTTCTGGGCAAGCTGGCTGATGCAGGCCTGACCCCAGTGGCCCGACAGATCGGCAAACTGAGACTGGGCGAGGGCTGGGGGAGCGGCGATCGCCCCGAGCAGTGAAAGCGCGAACCAGGCAACAGGCGATCGCCCGACCCCGATCAAGAAACGATTCATAGGTGTCTCAAAATGGCAGAGTAACGGTGAGTCGATTTTTTGCCCAGTGTTGCATAAAGCGATCGCTGAATCGAAGCACCGCAACACAATGCAGCCCACCGATACTGATCGACACACTTTTACGCTGCCTGTTCCAGTCGGAGGCAACCGGTAAAGCGCGATCGCTCAGTAAAGATACTCGTTAGGTAAATCGTCTGGTCGAAGAAGATTATCCTGCCTAAAAATCTGCACGCAGATTATTTGGTTACAACAGATTGTTCAGTCTCTGATTAAGAAATATTTTGTGTGAAAAATAGTTATTGAATTAAAGAAAGTAAGCAAGTGTTTGGATAGCTATTAAGTAGTGCTAATGTTGTGGAGAAATATTTTTAATTCTTTGAGAAAGCCTGTTAGAAGCTTCAGTCGGGTTTTCCAATAATTTTTAGATAAGTCGAAGTTAAAGAAAGGCCCGTGAAATAAAAAGCACTCCCAAGTCGGGAGTGCTTTTTGCCAGTCTGCATTGACGGGGAGGGAGGCTATAGCACCTCGGTATTGTCCTGATCGGCCCTCGGAAACTGGGCCAATGGACAATCTTTTTAGTCAATCGCTCGCTTCATCTTATCTTTCGCGTTTTCTACCGTGTTGCGAGCTTCTGCCTCAGTTTGCTTAGCTTTGCCAGCAGCCTTGTCTTGGGGATCGCCGGTGACTTCTCCCTTGGCTTCTTGCGCTTTTCCCTCAATGTTTTTAGCGGCTGCTTTTGCTCTATCTTCAAGACTCATGAGTCAAACTCCTGTTTTAATGCTAAAGAAAACCAATCGGGAACTGCTAAATGCCAATTGATAATTTCAGCTTAAAAGAAGGGGCGATCGCCATCCTCATTCGTAAGTAATAGATAATTTTGAAAAAACTTTCTGAGAATCTCTCCTGTCACGGATGTTGTGAATATTCGCGCAAGCTGACGAGAAGTGACGAGAAGTAAGGTAAAAAACCTTGTCTTGATAAAGACTACGGGCGATCGCCTTTTTAAGGCACCAAAAAGCGATTTTTAGGCAATGAGTTCTTGCGGCTCAGAACCGCATTGCTAAAAGGCTTTGCGCTAGAATCACAGCTACGAGCCTTGCACCCTCATCACATCTTCAAATCATGGCTGAGTTTCGTCTCGAAGCCCCCTACCAGCCCACGGGCGACCAGCCCCAGGCGATCGCGCAACTCACAAAAAATCTTCAGTCCGGCAAACGCTTCCAAACCCTGCTCGGAGCGACCGGCACCGGCAAAACCTACACCTGCGCCAAAGTCATCGAGACCATTGGCAAGCCCACCCTGGTTTTGGCCCACAACAAAACCCTCGCAGCCCAGCTCTGCAACGAACTGCGAGAGTTTTTCCCCCACAACGCCGTCGAGTACTTCATCAGCTACTACGACTACTACCAGCCCGAGGCCTACATCCCCGTCACCGACACCTACATCGAGAAAACGGCCTCTATTAACGAAGAAATCGACATGCTCCGGCACTCGGCGACGCGATCGCTCTTTGAGCGCCGGGACGTCATCGTCGTTGCTTCCATCAGCTGCATCTATGGCCTCGGCATCCCCGCCGAATATCTCAAGGCCGCCATTCCCCTGCGGGTCGGAGCCGAGGTCAACCAGCGGCAAATCCTGCGGGACCTCACGTCTGTCCAGTACACCCGCAATGACCTTGACATCGGGCGCGGTCGCTTCCGGGTAAAAGGCGATGTCCTAGAAATTGGCCCCGCCTACGAAGATCGGATTATTCGCGTCGAGTTCTTCGGTGATGAAATTGACGCCATCCGCTACATCGATCCGGTGACCGGCGCGACGCTCCAGAGCCTCCAGTCCGTGAGCATTTATCCCGCTCGCCACTTTGTCACCCCCGAGGATCGCCTAGCGATCGCCTGCGACGACATCGAGGCGGAGCTCAATCAGCGCCTTGATTTCCTAGAAAAAGAAAACAAGCTCCTGGAAGCCCAGCGCCTGGAGCAGCGCACTCGCTACGACCTCGAAATGCTGCGAGAAGTGGGCTACTGCAACGGCGTCGAGAACTACTCCCGTCACCTGGCTGGCCGACAGGCGGGCGAGCCGCCGGAGTGCCTGATCGACTACTTTCCCCAGGACTGGCTGCTGGTGATCGATGAGTCCCACGTCACCGTGCCCCAGATTCGGGCGATGTACAACGGAGACCAGGCCCGCAAGCGGGTGCTGGTGGACCACGGTTTCCGGCTGCCCAGCGCCGCCGACAATCGCCCCCTCAAAGCAGAGGAATTTTGGACCAAGGTGAGCCAGTGCATCTTTGTGTCGGCGACGCCCGGAGACTGGGAGGTTGAGCAGTCTGAGCAGGCGGTGGTGGAGCAGATCATTCGACCGACGGGGGTGGTCGATCCAGAGATTTTTGTGCGGCCGACCGAGGGACAGGTAGACGATCTGCTGAGCGAAATCCAGGAGCGAGTCTCGCGCAAGGAGCGGGTGCTGATCACGACCCTCACCAAGCGGATGGCAGAAGACCTGACCGAGTACCTGCAAGAGCGCGCTGTGCAGGTCCGCTACTTGCACTCAGAAATCAATTCCATTGAGCGAATTGAAATTTTGCAGGATCTGCGGGAGGGGCACTTTGATGTGCTGATCGGGGTGAACCTGCTGCGGGAGGGGTTGGACCTGCCGGAGGTGTCTTTGGTGGCGATCCTGGATGCAGACAAGGAGGGTTTCTTGCGGGCGGAGCGATCGCTGATCCAGACCATCGGTCGGGCGGCTCGTCACGTGCGCGGTCAGGCGATCCTCTATGCCGACAACCTGACCGACAGCATGGCAAAGGCCATCAGTGAAACCGAGCGCCGCCGCAGGATTCAGACTGCGCACAATCTCAAGCATGGCATTACGCCTCAGCCGATCGTGCGCCGCTCGAAGAACGCGATTTTGTCGTTCTTGGAGGTCTCGCGCCGCCTGAATGCCCAAGAGCTGGAGTTGGCCTATGAGCAGGTGGACGATCTGCCCCTAGAAGACATCCCAGCGCTGATTACGCAGCTAGAGGCGCAGATGAAAGAAGCGGCCAAAAATCTGGAGTTCGAAGAGGCAGCGAAATTCCGCGATCGCATCAAGCAGCTCCGTGAGAAACTGCTTGGTCGGCGCAGCTAAAGCCTCAGTAAGCTCTTTTTCGCGAACAAGCAGCGCTCCAAATATTTGGAGCGCTGCTTGCGGTTTGGTGATGAGAGATTCGCTGAGACTGGAGGTCTCATTGTCCTGACAGCGCTGTTGCGGGTAAGGCTGTTTTTGGTGCGATCGCTGTCGATCGCGCCTTGCTAGACGCTGCCGGTTCTTGAATTGCAGAAGCGATTGCTTTCTCGTGTATTTCTGATGGCTCGAAACAAGCCAATATCTACTCGCAATATCGATCGATCTTTGCAGATCTTTTGGTAGAGCAACCCAGTCAAAACCCATCCCGCAGGATGCGTTGAACTCAAAGGCGCGATCGCGTTTAACTGAGGGTTTTTCCTCGATTGAGCTCTCGAAGCAACCTGAATCTAGCTACCTACAAAGTATTAGCGAATCCAGATTTGAGAGCTGTTTTTAGCCAAGATCCAAAGCTCCGCAACGCTGCGGCAAACGGCCCGAATCCTGGAATAAAAATTGAGCGATCGCGTATCGACTAATGCAAGCTTTGGGGAGTCAGAAACGAGAAGAGGCGTGGAGCTAGCGGCCGCGGCGTGGAGCCTTGAGGGGCTGTCGGGGCTGTTTTAGCTCCCACTTGAGCTGACGAATTTTGGATTGCCAGGTCTGATGCTCTTGCTGCTTGATGTACTCCGCAAAAGTCATAAATTCTCCGATTCGAATTGGTTTATAGGATAGCAGAGAGTTACTGAAACGTTGAGCGTCCGTTTAACAGGAAAAATACCTGCTTAACGCGCCCTTGTCACTCTCCAAAAACTCACTTTTCTAAGCAGTCGTGTCCAAGAAGTCGTGAGTTGAGTTCGTAATGGGGGTGTACTCTCGAGGGAGAGATACAGCACGATCCTTAGAGTGCAACAGTGCTTCCTCTAGGGCTCCCGCAAAGGTGCAAGACTTGATTCGCCTGAGAAGAATCTTGCAAGCTGGGGGCTTACGCATAAAGGAGCTTTTCGATGGAACTGATCGTCATGAGCTTGAACTTGCGCTATGACAAACCAGATCCTGGCACGGCTGCGTGGAGTGTTCGGCGAGAGGCCGTAACGGCTCTTGTCTCTTATTATGCCCCAGATTTGATGGGTTCTCAGGAAGGTCAAGCCCATCAACTTTTGGACTTGCACCGTCATTTGAAAGATTACCAAAGTTTGGGCGGCGATCGCTTGGGTAATGGCCGAGGGGAAGCCTGTGCTATTTTTTATCGGCCCCAGCGTCTGACCTGCCGAGAGTGGGGAGAGTTTTGGCTGAGCGAAACCCCCGAAGCCCCAGGCAGCATAACGCCGAGCTGGGGCAATCTGCTGCCGCGAATGGTGACGTGGGCCTGCTTTTCGTCTACGTATTTGGCAGCGCCGCTGCTGGTGTTTAATACCCATTTTGACTATGGCAGCGCGACAGCCCGCGATCGCAGCGCCCAGCTGCTGCGGGCCCGGATTGCTCAGATGGTGGTGTCTCGGGCGGAGCGCTGGGGAATGGGGCCGCTGGTGCTGGTGCTGGGCGACTTCAACGCTGGGCCTGGCGATCGGGCTCGCCGCACGCTGCAAGGGGCGATCGCGCCGGACCTGCACCTGGTGGACACCGTGGCAACGCTGCCGCCTGAGGACCAGCTAACGTTTCATGATTTTTCTGGGGTTGCCTTTGATGCGGTGGACACGATCTACTGCGATCGCCGTCTGCGGCTCCAGTGGGTTACGGTCGATCGCCAGTCTTGGCAGGGAATCTGGCCTTCAGATCACCATCCCGTTGTGGCCTCTGTGCGTGCCGAGGGACCGGTTTAAAATCGATGTCCCAAACTGGCTGGCAGGACTGGAAGAAAGCTCTAAGCCAACTTCGATATAAGGTCCCTAGTCAACCTGGCGCGAAGAGGATCACCAAGTGTTGCCAATTGTGTTTGAAACGTTACTGAAAGCATCAATTTGCAACACTTGTTTTTCTTTAGTTTAGGTTTTCCTAAAACCTTATTAGAAGGGCTTTCCCGGCGATCGCCTCGACATCAACCTACCCAAAATTGTCCTTAAATGCTCGGTGTAAGCGCTGACCATTCTCAACCTTTAGATAAAAAGAAATAAAAGCATTTTCAGTGTTTACACTCAGACCTCAAACTGACAGAACCCATAGGATAAGGGGCATGAGCTGAAACTCTTGTGGCATCTAGCTTGCAGCGCCAAAAGGTGACACTTCAAACGCAAACTAGACTGTTCATCCTAGTAACTGAAAGGACTTGAATCATGGCTGTCGAAAAAGTGAACTCTTCCTCCAGCTTGGCCGAAGTTGTTGACCGGATCCTGGACAAAGGAATCGTTATAGATGCATGGGTGCGCGTTTCTTTGGTGGGTATTGAACTGTTGGCAGTGGAAGCCCGAATCGTGATTGCTTCTGTGGAAACCTATCTAAAGTATGCAGAAGCCGTGGGTCTGACCTCTCAGGCAGCCGTGCCCGCAGCTTAGCTTCGATGGGTCTGAGGGAGGCTTTTGAGCCTCCCCTTTGACGCCTTCTGGCGTCTTTTGTGTTTTGTGTGTTCAGTTGGGTAAGGGGGTCTTGTGGGATGGTTGCACTGAAGCAGCAGTGGCAGGTCCAGCGGCAGCAGCGTCATCAAGATGCTGCCCAGCGTCGCCAGCAGGTGCGGCAGACGTTGGCATCAATCCAGCAAGAACGGCAGGCGCGAACGCTCCGGCTGCGCCGAGATCTCGACGCTTTTCAGGCGCAGCTGCACCAAGATAGTCGAGACCGCCACCAGCGGCAGCAGCAGTTTCGGCAGCAGCTACACCAGGAGACCCAGGCGTTTTTGGCGAGCGCGGGCCAGCAGCGTCGGGCGATGGCCCAGGAAATGGCCCAAACCCTCGAAGCCTACGTGGCGTCTTTGCAGGCGAGCACGGCTCAGTTTTTGGCGCTGACGGCGGCGGAGCGATCGCTGATGGCCCAGCAAATTCATCGAGACCTGCGCCAGTTTCACGCGGACCTGACCGGGGCGATCGCCGCCCTGCGCCACACCCTTCAAGGCGAAGTCCAGGCCCTGCGCGCGGCGGTTCAGGCTGATTTGGCGACTCACCAGCAGCAGCGCTGCCTGATGAAAGCCCAGATGACCCGAGATCTGGCTTTATTTCTCAAGACGCTGCGATCGGACGTGCAGAGCTATCTGTGGGAGCTGGAGCTGGTGCGCAAGGATCAGGCCTATCAGCTGCGCCAGCGTCTGGATCGCTCTCGCAGCGATCGCGCCCAAACCCTGACCCGCCTGACCCAGGACTGGGCAACCCTGCGCCGCGACTTGCAGCAGTACCGGCAAACCCTGCGATCGCAGGTGTGGGGTGACGACTCCGGCACTTCTGATGCCCTGGAGGCCGTCGTTCCCTCGGTGGCTATCCCCGTGATTCCTCCGGCGGGGTCGGCGATCGCCCTTCAGCGTCCCGTGGCGATCGAGCCCCCCAGCATCGAAAAGCAGGTCTACGCCTACCTGCACAACGTTCGCGGCGCCAAACTCTCCGAAATCGAGCTGGCCCTGGGAATTAACCGCGTCCAAACTGTGGACGCCCTCAAAGCCCTGATCCAAAAAGGTTTAATTAGTCAGCGCGATCGCGTTTACCACACCCAAGAGGAAGCTGTTCTGTGACCACGATCTTGCAAGCACGCTCCCGCAACTTTGTCAGCACCCCCGCTGTCGAGCGTGTCACGCGTCGAGCCCTCCGCTACCTGCAATCGGGTTTCTCGGTCCACTTGCGTGGCGCTGCCGGCACCGGCAAAACCACCCTGGCCATGCACCTCGCCGATCTCCTTACCCGGCCCATCATGCTGGTGTTTGGGGACGATGAATTCAAAACCTCTGACCTCATTGGTAACCAGCTCGGCTACACCCGCAAAAAAGTCGTCGATAACTTCATTCACAGCGTGGTGAAAGTCGAAGATGAGCTGCGCCAAAACTGGGTTGACTCTCGGCTGACCATGGCCTGCCGGGAAGGATTCACCTTGGTGTATGACGAGTTCAACCGATCGCGCCCCGAAGTCAACAACGTCTTGCTGGCGGCCCTAGAAGAAAAGCTGCTGGTGCTGCCCCCCAGCTCAAACCGCACTGAATACATTCGGGTTAGCCCTCATTTTCGGGCGATCTTCACCTCCAACCCAGAGGAATACTGCGGGGTCCACAGCACCCAAGACGCTCTCCTCGATCGCCTCGTCACCATCAACTTGCCAGAGCCCGATGAGCTCACCCAGCAAGAAATCCTGGTCCAAAAAGCCAGCGTCGATCGCGCCAGCGCCCTCTTGATCGTGCGCTTGGTGCGGGCCTTTCGCCAGCGCACCACCAACACCGACAAGTCCTCGGGCCTGCGGTCCTGCCTGATGGTGGCCAAGGTCTGCCAAGACCACAACATCGTGGCGCGGCCCCACGACCCCGATTTCCGGGACGTGTGCAGCGACGTGCTGCTGTCACGCAGCTCTCTGCCGCTCAAGGAAGCGACGCAGTTCCTGTGGGAGCTGCTGAACGATCCGGCCTACCAAGATTTGGAGTCGGGGCTGGAGTCGGCTCTGGGCGTCAGTCCTGCCGAGCCTGCCCCCGCGATCGCGCCCCTTCCCGAGGAGAGCACCAGCGAGGCACCCCCCGAAACCCTGGCCGAAACCCAGCCGGAAGCAGAGCCTGACACGCTAGAAGCGCCTGAAGCTTTAGCAGAAGAGGCGGCTCCCGCCCACCTCGAAGAAACCCTGCCTCCCCTGGCCGAAGCGGCGATCGCCCTGGCCCACGATCTGGAGGCCCTGGCGGCGGACCTGACCCCCCCAGTCCCTGAAGAATCACTGGCATCCCCAGAGCAGGCGATCTACGCTTATTTGCAGGAGTCCCAGGGTGCCCGCTTGTCCGAGCTTGAAGGTGCCCTTGGCTTCAGCCGCATTCAGACGGTCAATGCCCTCAAGTCCCTGACCGAAAAGGGCGCCGTGCTGGTGCAGCGAGACGGTTCTGTGGTGCCGGTCTCCTAACAGGCGATCGCCCGAACGTGCTGCATTGAGGATAGAAACGTTGTGACCTACAGCCCCCCTGCCCCCAAAGGTCGAGGCGCGATCGCCACGGCCACCTCGGGGTCAACCCTGGCCGACATCCTAGAGCGGGTCCTGGACAAAGGCATTGTGATTGCCGGCGATATCTCCGTGTCCGTTGGCTCCACCGAGCTGCTGAATATTCGCATTCGCTTGCTGATTTCGTCCGTGGACAAGGCCCGCGAAATCGGCGTCAACTGGTGGGAAAGCGACCCCTACCTCAGCAGCAAAGCCAACGCCCTGAGCGCCTCTAATCAAGAACTCCAGGCCCGCATCGAAAGCCTCGAAAGCGAGCTGCGACAGCTGCGCCAAGCCGCTGGGCTTGCCCTTCAGGCGGCCCCGACGACCACCGAATATAGCCCGACCCAACAACCTCGCGAATAGTGGCTCTAGCCTCCACGGCGCTTGCGGCTTTGGAAAAGGCGCTGACCTGCCTCGCCGAAGAATTTTTGTCGTGGCCGCGAGCGTTTCTCGTTGGCAAACTGTGTATCCTTGGCCGAAGACTCTATCCTACCGACCGGAAACCAACCGAAGTCCAGCCCTGATGCTGGGCTAGCGCCGCTGCTGCTGACGGTGCTGGAATTGGTGCGTCAACTCATGGAGGCTCAGGTGATCCGCCGCATGGAAACGGGGGCCTTGAGCGATGCAGAACTGGACCGAGCGGCGGACAGTCTGCGCAAGCTAGAAGAGCAGATCGTCCACTTGTGCGAGGTCTTCGAGATTGATCCGGCGGACCTCAACATTGACCTGGGCGAGATTGGCACGCTGCTGCCCAAGGGCGACAGCTACTACCCCGGGGAAACCTCCAGCAACCCGACGATCTTGGAACTGCTGGACCGCCTGCTGCATACGGGAGTGGTGCTAGAGGGCAGTGTGGATTTGGGGCTGGCTGAAATTAACCTGATTCACGCCAAGCTGCTGCTGGTGCTGACTTCGCGTCCTCTGCACGCCGCTCCCCCCCTGCCAGACGCGAAGCCGCCAGCAGAGCCCTAGCGAGGCCGCTTGAGGGCGAGGGTGAGGCC
This genomic stretch from Geitlerinema sp. PCC 7407 harbors:
- a CDS encoding site-2 protease family protein, yielding MITALILLVALAILAWGFYRARPYGKVGIFAWLQSVALMLPWLLFFGLAAAGIYLNIVGVIFLLVASTAVYILLGRQLRAAGQKGALPRRAAAIADAAAEAASEETPAIAQPQEPEPAFTPVPAEDLQKMRGLFGIETFFATETIPYQDGVIFKGNLRGEPAATHERLSSALTEQLGDRYRLFLVENQDQKPVVIVLPSANDPPKGGLAQKVFAVPLFLATVATCLERGGLQLGVDVLSDPQRLQDALPLGLGILAVILLHEVGHWVTARRYKIRLSWPYFIPAWQLGSFGAITRFESLLPNRTVLFDIAFAGPAVGALLSLVMLVVGLLLSIPSGLPQPLPGYFETVPTEFFEGSILVGTLARVILGAELKDTVVNIHPLMAVGWLGLVITALNLLPAGQLDGGRIVQAIYGRRVAARLTVGTLILLAIASLANPLALYWGVLVLFLQRQPERPTLEELTEPNDARAALALLALFLTVMTLFPLTPSLAGRLGIGG
- a CDS encoding PIN domain-containing protein, translating into MLAPPSVLFVFDLGALLNTTVREWPNFSRLGVCAVPQSVFEEIQYYASGRAPEVEQEKTAREFLRFSPESLWQVTTAQGEHPGLMPLLGQEMSRQARMKLAIAQCAYGLAEEQLEKLIILVSDSPAMRQRCFSLNVRNLCAITSVELRQWSRSHQRPLAVVQRLQMMIRAESELLQPLASPKSRAAIAHSVAHGASHHAPVHASHGTTRSYGSSAVASRAHPSPTRSRVRVTEVKSMQPDSLSQIVSLLLSLLGVAVAVGVGWRMLSPASFQEFWQRSPAQSRELPHRHASLGLPAVADLGMLHGFGEEGLEG
- a CDS encoding family 10 glycosylhydrolase — encoded protein: MNRFLIGVGRSPVAWFALSLLGAIAAPPALAQSQFADLSGHWGQACISQLAQKNILSGYPDGTFKPNATVTRAEFAAMVRRAFPNAANTRSASAFSDVGRSYWAHDAIQSAYRTTFLSGYPGNRFNPSQQIPRVQVLVSLASGLKATPSQPASAILGQALEDQASIPSYAVGAIAGALEKGWVVNYPNARRLNPNQPASRGEVAAFLCQALAGQSVPAALVPPQYIAKATSSVPNQDRAEIRGVWLTNIDSDVLFSRDRLRAALAELDRLNFNTVYPTVWNWGYTLYPSKVAESVTGQKLDPEPGLQGRDMLAEVVKEGRDRGLTVLPWFEFGFMAPADSQLAQRRSEWLTQRRDGSKIWMEGTHERVWLNPFRPEVQDFIIDLVVEIVRDYDVDGIQFDDHLGLPADLGYDPYTVALYKAEHQGQSPPSNPQDPEWVRWRAGKITEFMGRLFAAIKAEKPDAIVALSPNPQEFAYTSFLQDWQTWERRGYVEELMIQVYRNDLDRFQAEISRPEVQAARRHIPVGIGILSGLKGRNVPSSQIRAQVEAARQAGMTGVSFFFYETLWNLTEEPKGDRQSTLQTLFPKPVEHPKIRDGWQPQ
- a CDS encoding CsbD family protein, yielding MSLEDRAKAAAKNIEGKAQEAKGEVTGDPQDKAAGKAKQTEAEARNTVENAKDKMKRAID
- the uvrB gene encoding excinuclease ABC subunit UvrB, with the protein product MAEFRLEAPYQPTGDQPQAIAQLTKNLQSGKRFQTLLGATGTGKTYTCAKVIETIGKPTLVLAHNKTLAAQLCNELREFFPHNAVEYFISYYDYYQPEAYIPVTDTYIEKTASINEEIDMLRHSATRSLFERRDVIVVASISCIYGLGIPAEYLKAAIPLRVGAEVNQRQILRDLTSVQYTRNDLDIGRGRFRVKGDVLEIGPAYEDRIIRVEFFGDEIDAIRYIDPVTGATLQSLQSVSIYPARHFVTPEDRLAIACDDIEAELNQRLDFLEKENKLLEAQRLEQRTRYDLEMLREVGYCNGVENYSRHLAGRQAGEPPECLIDYFPQDWLLVIDESHVTVPQIRAMYNGDQARKRVLVDHGFRLPSAADNRPLKAEEFWTKVSQCIFVSATPGDWEVEQSEQAVVEQIIRPTGVVDPEIFVRPTEGQVDDLLSEIQERVSRKERVLITTLTKRMAEDLTEYLQERAVQVRYLHSEINSIERIEILQDLREGHFDVLIGVNLLREGLDLPEVSLVAILDADKEGFLRAERSLIQTIGRAARHVRGQAILYADNLTDSMAKAISETERRRRIQTAHNLKHGITPQPIVRRSKNAILSFLEVSRRLNAQELELAYEQVDDLPLEDIPALITQLEAQMKEAAKNLEFEEAAKFRDRIKQLREKLLGRRS